A window of Cyclopterus lumpus isolate fCycLum1 chromosome 10, fCycLum1.pri, whole genome shotgun sequence genomic DNA:
AAACTCTGCTGGGGCTCCGGGATGCTGTCGCCTTGGTGATCTCAAATGCCCGTCAGAAAGTGAAACAGGGATTTATTCTGGTCTTTGTCGTCATCCTGCTCCTCTGGATCGCCGCGTTTTTATACGGCAGTTTCTACTACTCTTACATGCCCTTGGCGACCTTTTCCACACCTGTGCACTATTATTACAGGTGTGTATGTGAAGTCTTACAAAGACTGTGTAGTTTCTGTACGTTTGATTCTTGCTTTTAATCTCAATCATTCATATTGTATGCAGGACAGACTGTGAATCTCCTGCGTCTTTTGTGTGCTCTTATCCAATGGCCAACATCTCTCTGATGAGGAATAAGAAAcctgtacgtatgtgtgtgtgtgtgtgcgtgtgtgtgtgtgtgtgtgtgtgtctatctatgtatctactGTGTGTATCAATCTCTACTTCTGTATTCAGGTGCTGACAGTCGGCCAAGTCTATCAGATGTCTCTGCAGCTGGAGATGCCTGATTCTCCGACCAACCATGAGTTGGGGATGTTCATGATCAAGACAACCTGTTTCTCTCGGGACGGAGAACAAATTGCCTCCTCTGCTCGCCCTGTGAGTCGTTGAATAGTTCGTTCATCTCCCAGTACTTCATTACTAGAGCCTGCTAAACCCAATGATTCACATTTGCATTGCTGTGTGTTACTCAGGCAAGACAGCTGTCGACCTCCAGCTCTCGCTTTGTGAGTACGGTGCTGACGCACACTAACGCTTTAATCACACGATTAAGATTAGGGCTGCTTCTGCTTGCTGCAACAGAAGGTGATCTCAGTGCTCAGGTGATGGAGAAGACAGGACAAACATGTGAACTAGTGACTGCTACAACAAATACATGGTCGGAGTCAAGATCTTCCATGTGTAAGGGTTAACATCattaattcaaattattttattaaacacagagtaaaaagaaaagcatgtaCATTGTGATGCAATCGAGTGCAACAGTCCTCTAATATATACTGATCAGTAAAGTGTTGATATAGTACTTTTTAAGGCTGTGTTTTGTGATGTTTTgacaatgttttaaatatatagcCTACCAATTAGCGTCACAAAATTTAAACATTCAGTAAAATCCTCACAGCTTTCTTACTTACTTATAACTGAGTCAACacaacatttatgtttttgcttTAAACAAAAACTGAACTTTGCAGACCTACTGTATTGCACCTCATAAAGTAGTCCACTGAGCTCAGCTTCTGTTAGTGGTCATCAAACTGAGCACACAACCGAATCATGGAGTTATAGAATGTAAAGCTGTTGCATCCATGACAACATCAGTCATCCTTTCTGTAATattgatcatgacatcattGAAAACACCTTCTGGAGATATCACGCGTTTGTAAGGAAAGAGCGCGTTAATGAAGGAGACTGAAATGAATTGTGGTGTCCTGCTGTCAGAGCATGCTGCGATACCGCTCAGACCAGCTGAGGTACCTCGGCACGCTGCTGTTCCTCCCAGCCTTTCTGACCGGAATCGCTGAGCAGAAACAAGTGCTGGAGGTGGAGCTCTTCTCAGACTTCAAGGACGACCCTG
This region includes:
- the LOC117737634 gene encoding seipin-like isoform X1, with the protein product MDQETHSQPQDDKELSGLIGQTLLGLRDAVALVISNARQKVKQGFILVFVVILLLWIAAFLYGSFYYSYMPLATFSTPVHYYYRTDCESPASFVCSYPMANISLMRNKKPVLTVGQVYQMSLQLEMPDSPTNHELGMFMIKTTCFSRDGEQIASSARPARQLSTSSSRFSMLRYRSDQLRYLGTLLFLPAFLTGIAEQKQVLEVELFSDFKDDPYISSITAVIEILSSKVQIYSSQLDIHAHFTGMRYLLFNFPLLSAMVGVSSNFIFLSVIFVLFYMRLLLRVDWGPEQIRPDGLLSDRDRNTNNNHEEEGNDAVAGMQI
- the LOC117737634 gene encoding seipin-like isoform X2, producing the protein MDQETHSQPQDDKELSGLIGQTLLGLRDAVALVISNARQKVKQGFILVFVVILLLWIAAFLYGSFYYSYMPLATFSTPVHYYYRTDCESPASFVCSYPMANISLMRNKKPVLTVGQVYQMSLQLEMPDSPTNHELGMFMIKTTCFSRDGEQIASSARPARQLSTSSSRFSMLRYRSDQLRYLGTLLFLPAFLTGIAEQKQVLEVELFSDFKDDPYISSITAVIEILSSKVQIYSSQLDIHAHFTGMRYLLFNFPLLSAMVGVSSNFIFLSVIFVLFYMRLLLRVDWGPEQL